In one Brassica oleracea var. oleracea cultivar TO1000 chromosome C9, BOL, whole genome shotgun sequence genomic region, the following are encoded:
- the LOC106316301 gene encoding putative GEM-like protein 8 codes for MTMSIVQQVLAFPAVKTAPTRYLPDPASINKLQIPTPSKKSEKSKGKSILRTNSFTDGARDQSKLGPKLTETVKRKLSLGAKIIQMGGLEKIYKRLFKVYDEEKLFKAYQCYLSTTAGPIAGLLFISSKKIAFCSERSIKVASPQGDLTRVHYKVSIPLCKTKGVNQSMNTKKPSQKYLEVVTVDGFDFWFMGFLSYKKAFNCLEQALSLEQ; via the coding sequence ATGACAATGAGCATAGTCCAACAAGTTCTTGCATTTCCTGCAGTCAAGACTGCTCCCACACGTTACTTACCTGACCCAGCGTCCATCAACAAGCTCCAAATCCCAACTCCTTCCAAGAAATCTGAAAAAAGTAAGGGAAAATCGATTCTTCGGACCAATAGCTTCACGGATGGAGCTAGAGATCAGAGCAAGTTAGGACCAAAACTTACGGAAACAGTCAAGAGAAAACTATCCTTAGGAGCTAAGATCATTCAAATGGGAGGCTTAGAGAAGATCTACAAGAGGCTCTTTAAAGTCTATGATGAAGAGAAACTCTTCAAGGCCTATCAATGTTACCTATCAACAACAGCAGGTCCCATCGCAGGGTTACTCTTCATCTCCTCAAAGAAGATTGCTTTCTGCAGCGAGAGATCTATCAAAGTGGCTTCACCTCAGGGAGATCTCACTAGAGTTCACTACAAAGTGTCTATCCCTCTGTGTAAGACCAAGGGAGTGAACCAAAGTATGAACACGAAGAAACCATCTCAGAAGTATCTTGAAGTAGTCACGGTGGATGGCTTTGACTTCTGGTTCATGGGATTCTTGAGCTACAAGAAAGCTTTCAACTGTCTTGAGCAAGCGCTTTCACTCGAGCAATAA